A DNA window from Sporosarcina sp. ANT_H38 contains the following coding sequences:
- the yhfH gene encoding protein YhfH → MIENVIEFFKNLPTKVCTSCGNEIEEQHECYGNKCDACNIV, encoded by the coding sequence ATGATTGAAAATGTTATCGAGTTTTTTAAAAACCTGCCCACAAAAGTGTGTACGTCGTGTGGAAACGAAATAGAAGAACAGCACGAGTGTTATGGGAATAAATGCGATGCTTGCAATATTGTATAA
- a CDS encoding response regulator transcription factor — protein sequence MEKHRIFIVEDDKKIAQLLADTLRKYQYDVAIVEDFDQVTEESLAFDPHLILLDINLPSYDGYYWCRQLRQYTTCPILFISARSGDMDQVFALENGGDDFITKPFHYEIVLAKIRSHLRRTFGEYAPNQSERTVKIGALQLYIERMELHVRENNVPLQKKECVILELLMDAAPKVVSREKLLEELWDDQSFVDENTLNVNMTRVRKKLADYAIKSSIETVRGAGYRFFLAPEES from the coding sequence ATGGAGAAACATCGTATATTCATAGTTGAAGACGATAAGAAAATCGCACAACTGTTAGCAGACACACTTCGGAAATACCAATATGACGTTGCAATTGTAGAAGATTTCGACCAAGTCACCGAGGAAAGCCTCGCGTTCGATCCACATCTCATTCTGCTAGACATCAATTTACCTTCTTATGACGGCTATTATTGGTGTCGTCAGCTTCGCCAATATACTACATGTCCTATACTATTCATATCCGCGCGATCTGGAGATATGGATCAGGTATTTGCGCTAGAAAATGGCGGCGACGATTTCATAACGAAACCTTTTCATTATGAAATCGTCCTTGCAAAAATCAGAAGTCATTTACGGAGAACGTTTGGTGAATACGCTCCAAACCAATCCGAACGGACTGTGAAAATCGGGGCACTCCAGTTATACATTGAACGTATGGAACTGCATGTCCGCGAAAACAACGTACCCCTGCAGAAAAAGGAGTGCGTCATCCTTGAGTTGCTGATGGACGCAGCACCGAAAGTTGTTTCAAGGGAAAAATTATTGGAAGAACTGTGGGATGATCAGTCCTTTGTCGATGAAAATACATTAAACGTTAATATGACTCGGGTACGTAAAAAACTTGCTGATTATGCTATTAAATCTTCAATCGAAACCGTCCGCGGCGCAGGTTATCGATTTTTTTTAGCACCTGAGGAATCATGA
- a CDS encoding HAMP domain-containing sensor histidine kinase has product MKKLGLFLREHVPFLIFQVILMLFIMLLYWLDGFRNFNTAVYSISMSMLLTSVYLLGKYIMRRTFYEAITRKPEKMEDALIRFTQAPEHRQTTEFTRELYRLYQNEVQRLYAAQHRQLHFMNQWVHQMKTPISVMGLLLQEKDDLDRDSITEEVEKIRSGLDLVLVNARLETFEQDMQIERVGLKKLVQEIVTEHKRLFITNGVFPVISIDDNFFVATDAKWMKIVIGQFITNAVKYTFDEGKKVHLIASCTGDGLQLSIQDEGIGIPTSDLKRVTKAFFTGENGRLIGESTGMGLYIASEVCDRLGHPLSIKSQKGKGTTVTVLFENGEAGEMSETEHNRGIDGSNENL; this is encoded by the coding sequence ATGAAAAAGCTTGGACTCTTTCTCAGGGAACATGTACCATTCCTCATTTTTCAAGTGATTCTGATGCTGTTCATTATGCTGTTGTACTGGTTGGATGGATTCCGTAATTTCAACACGGCTGTCTACTCAATCAGTATGAGTATGTTGTTGACGAGCGTCTATTTATTAGGGAAATATATTATGAGGCGTACATTCTACGAAGCAATCACGCGAAAGCCGGAAAAGATGGAAGATGCACTTATCCGATTTACACAAGCACCGGAGCATCGGCAAACGACGGAGTTTACACGCGAATTGTACAGGTTGTATCAAAACGAAGTACAACGGTTGTATGCAGCTCAACATCGACAGCTCCACTTTATGAATCAGTGGGTCCATCAGATGAAAACTCCGATTTCCGTTATGGGGCTTCTATTGCAGGAAAAAGATGACCTTGACCGTGACAGTATCACTGAAGAGGTAGAGAAAATTCGAAGTGGACTCGATTTAGTACTTGTTAATGCGCGGCTCGAAACGTTTGAACAAGATATGCAAATTGAGCGCGTTGGTTTGAAAAAACTAGTACAAGAAATCGTGACGGAACATAAGCGGCTGTTCATCACAAATGGCGTATTCCCAGTTATTTCAATCGATGACAACTTTTTTGTTGCCACGGATGCGAAGTGGATGAAAATCGTCATCGGACAGTTCATTACTAATGCAGTGAAATATACCTTCGACGAAGGAAAGAAAGTCCATTTAATCGCTTCTTGCACAGGGGATGGACTGCAATTGTCGATTCAGGATGAAGGGATTGGTATCCCAACTTCGGATTTGAAGCGAGTCACCAAAGCTTTCTTCACTGGTGAAAACGGTCGACTGATCGGCGAATCAACGGGGATGGGACTTTATATTGCGTCAGAAGTATGCGATCGGTTAGGTCATCCACTGTCAATTAAATCACAAAAAGGGAAAGGAACAACAGTGACAGTACTATTTGAAAATGGAGAGGCGGGTGAGATGAGTGAAACGGAACACAATCGTGGAATTGACGGAAGTAACGAAAATTTATGA
- the yhfH gene encoding protein YhfH, translated as MLENVIEFFKNLPAKICTVCGKEIEEQHECYGNKCDDCNIL; from the coding sequence ATGCTTGAAAATGTCATTGAGTTTTTCAAAAACCTGCCTGCAAAAATTTGCACGGTCTGCGGGAAAGAAATCGAAGAGCAGCATGAATGCTACGGCAACAAATGCGACGATTGCAACATCCTATAA
- a CDS encoding glycerophosphodiester phosphodiesterase family protein — translation MKRYTWGVLCAVLLLTGCSKGEAEDGPMPSKDFLIIAHRGASAYVPENTLASFDLAEELAADYIELDIHQTKDGQLAVMHDAEVSGSTEANGKIGEFTLSELKELSVNFRHKDEDKKAVSGPSEEYAVPKLGEVFGQFGDNMNFMIELKNPEDYPGIEENLVNTLKQHDMIGFDKDGHPKVAIQSFSKKSLKRVQELNQEIPLLKIISFDDDEEANLSTKELDELLTYASGLGISYEALTTPFIKEMNEKGLPVYAYTVIDAETALKLKAIGVNGIHTDRPDILDK, via the coding sequence ATGAAAAGATATACATGGGGAGTACTGTGTGCGGTGCTGTTATTGACAGGCTGTAGCAAAGGGGAAGCAGAAGACGGGCCAATGCCAAGCAAAGACTTCCTCATTATCGCACATCGCGGCGCGTCAGCTTACGTACCGGAAAACACGCTCGCTTCCTTTGATTTGGCAGAAGAGCTTGCAGCAGACTATATTGAACTTGATATTCATCAAACTAAAGACGGACAACTTGCGGTTATGCATGATGCGGAAGTTTCTGGTTCAACCGAAGCGAACGGGAAAATTGGTGAATTTACACTTAGTGAGCTGAAGGAACTATCCGTGAACTTTCGGCACAAGGATGAGGACAAGAAAGCTGTAAGTGGCCCTTCAGAAGAATATGCAGTTCCTAAACTGGGCGAAGTGTTTGGTCAATTCGGAGACAATATGAATTTCATGATAGAGTTGAAAAATCCAGAAGACTATCCGGGAATTGAAGAAAACCTGGTTAATACATTGAAGCAACACGATATGATTGGGTTTGATAAAGACGGACATCCTAAAGTAGCAATCCAGTCATTTAGTAAAAAAAGTTTAAAACGTGTTCAAGAATTAAATCAAGAAATTCCACTCTTAAAAATCATTTCATTTGATGATGATGAAGAAGCGAATCTGTCAACCAAAGAACTGGACGAGCTGTTGACCTATGCATCCGGACTGGGAATTAGTTATGAAGCACTGACGACTCCATTTATTAAGGAGATGAATGAAAAAGGACTACCCGTTTATGCGTATACTGTTATTGATGCCGAAACTGCATTAAAATTGAAGGCAATCGGTGTAAATGGTATTCATACAGATCGTCCTGACATACTGGACAAATAA
- the yhfH gene encoding protein YhfH codes for MIENVIEFFKNLPAKICTSCGHEIVEQHECYGSKCDNCNIL; via the coding sequence ATGATTGAGAATGTCATCGAGTTTTTCAAAAATCTACCTGCTAAAATTTGTACATCCTGCGGGCATGAAATCGTCGAGCAACATGAATGCTACGGTAGCAAATGTGACAACTGCAACATCTTGTGA
- a CDS encoding ABC transporter ATP-binding protein yields the protein MHRALNRLDFEVEEGEFVAVMGPSGSGKTTLLNLISTITLPTYGRLMINGIEPEALKQNDLALFRRRNLGFVFQDINLLQMLTVEENLVLPLTLDGLSVPEMEKRIAETAVSLDLKDILNRRPDELSGGQAQRTAIGRALIHKPKIILADEPTGNLDSKSAKDVLELLSHINKTAKTTVIMVTHDPIAASYCDRVLFIKDGEFFNEIYKDERRQTFFQRILNVLSLLGGNVNDLSSVRLP from the coding sequence ATGCACCGGGCATTGAACCGTCTCGACTTTGAGGTGGAGGAAGGTGAATTTGTCGCCGTAATGGGCCCCTCTGGAAGCGGAAAAACAACTTTGCTGAACTTAATTTCAACCATTACGTTACCGACATATGGACGTCTAATGATAAATGGAATTGAGCCAGAAGCGCTCAAACAAAACGATTTGGCACTATTCAGACGACGCAATCTCGGCTTCGTTTTTCAGGATATTAACCTACTTCAAATGCTGACCGTAGAAGAGAATCTTGTTTTGCCGCTGACACTTGATGGCTTATCTGTACCTGAAATGGAAAAGCGCATTGCAGAAACGGCGGTAAGTCTTGATTTGAAGGACATTTTGAACCGTCGACCTGACGAACTGTCAGGGGGACAAGCGCAGCGAACGGCGATTGGGCGGGCACTTATTCATAAACCAAAAATCATTCTTGCTGACGAGCCAACTGGAAATCTGGATTCGAAGTCTGCGAAAGATGTGCTTGAATTGCTGAGTCATATTAATAAAACTGCAAAAACAACTGTCATTATGGTGACGCATGATCCGATTGCCGCCAGTTATTGTGACCGCGTGTTATTTATCAAGGACGGCGAATTTTTTAATGAAATTTATAAAGATGAAAGACGTCAAACATTTTTCCAACGTATTTTGAACGTCTTGTCTCTTCTCGGAGGGAATGTCAATGACCTTTCGTCAGTTCGCTTACCGTAA
- the hemH gene encoding ferrochelatase, producing the protein MTKKRMGLLVMAYGTPNKEEDIESYYTHIRHGRPPAPEQLEDLRNRYEAIGGISPLARITEDQANALCNRLNEVQDDIEFNVYIGLKHITPFIEEAVEKMHEDGITEAVSIVLAPHFSTFSVKSYNGRAKEEAEKHGITITSVESWYKQPKFIEFWTDKVRGTFESMSEEERTAACLIVSAHSLPEKIIANGDPYPDQLKETAELIAAAAGVKNYELGWQSAGQTPEPWLGPDVQDLTRELHKGKGYTTFVYTPVGFVSDHLEVLFDNDYECKVVCDEIGASYYRPEMPNIDPLFIDAMVDAVFEKMKLQ; encoded by the coding sequence ATGACAAAGAAACGAATGGGACTTTTAGTAATGGCTTACGGGACGCCGAATAAGGAAGAGGATATTGAATCGTACTACACGCATATCCGTCACGGCCGTCCGCCTGCACCCGAACAATTGGAAGACCTTCGCAACCGCTATGAGGCAATTGGCGGTATTTCTCCGCTTGCGAGAATAACTGAAGACCAGGCAAATGCACTATGTAATCGTCTGAACGAAGTACAGGACGACATCGAATTCAACGTCTATATCGGATTAAAACATATAACGCCATTCATTGAAGAGGCAGTAGAAAAAATGCATGAAGACGGTATTACAGAAGCAGTCTCAATCGTACTTGCACCGCACTTCTCAACATTTTCTGTTAAATCGTATAACGGTCGGGCAAAAGAAGAAGCCGAGAAGCACGGTATTACAATCACTTCAGTAGAAAGCTGGTACAAGCAGCCTAAGTTTATTGAATTCTGGACTGATAAAGTGCGCGGTACATTCGAGAGTATGAGTGAAGAAGAGAGAACTGCAGCGTGTCTGATTGTTTCAGCACATTCATTACCGGAAAAAATTATCGCGAATGGCGATCCGTATCCAGACCAGTTGAAAGAAACAGCTGAATTGATAGCGGCTGCTGCTGGAGTGAAAAACTACGAACTAGGCTGGCAAAGTGCAGGGCAAACACCTGAACCATGGCTTGGTCCTGACGTTCAAGACTTGACACGTGAATTGCATAAAGGAAAAGGTTATACGACATTTGTCTATACACCGGTAGGATTCGTTTCCGATCATCTTGAAGTGCTATTTGACAACGATTATGAATGTAAAGTTGTCTGTGATGAAATCGGAGCTTCCTATTATCGTCCGGAAATGCCTAACATCGATCCGTTATTTATAGATGCGATGGTGGACGCTGTATTTGAAAAAATGAAACTTCAATAA
- a CDS encoding competence protein ComK: MDKKKRTGSYIVSFDTFMLQPVVKDNKVSTHVIERNGEFIVPRKPIHIVRKSCDYYGGSFRNSINTAKLAIGRRHKTPIIVAHDFGVPYIFLPTMSPTSELNVWVSYSAIDNIEADGMSSIITLENNRIIKVDISVATMYRQYSVATLLEKNFYKKQSQLNRPSSFKNFYDSDEE; this comes from the coding sequence TTGGATAAAAAGAAGCGAACAGGTAGTTATATTGTCTCTTTCGATACTTTTATGCTGCAACCCGTCGTTAAAGACAATAAGGTGTCAACGCATGTAATTGAACGGAATGGCGAATTCATTGTTCCACGAAAACCCATTCACATTGTTAGGAAGTCTTGCGATTATTACGGGGGCTCATTTCGAAATTCAATAAATACAGCAAAGTTGGCAATTGGAAGACGCCATAAAACACCAATAATTGTAGCTCATGATTTCGGAGTACCATATATCTTTCTGCCTACGATGTCACCAACTTCCGAACTGAATGTCTGGGTGTCATATAGTGCGATTGATAATATAGAGGCAGACGGCATGAGCAGTATTATCACTTTGGAAAATAATCGTATCATCAAGGTGGATATTTCGGTTGCAACAATGTATCGACAATATTCGGTGGCCACTCTTCTTGAAAAAAACTTTTATAAAAAGCAAAGTCAGTTGAACAGGCCCTCCTCATTCAAAAACTTTTACGACTCCGACGAGGAATGA
- the hemY gene encoding protoporphyrinogen oxidase, whose protein sequence is MNEQNKKVVIVGGGITGLSAAFYMQKEAHEKGLPLDVILVEASNRLGGKIQTVRRNGFIIERGPDSFLIRKKSMGILAEDLGIEGELVKNATGQAYVLVGGELHPIPGGSVMGIPTEIGPFLKTGLFSMAGKLRAAGDFVLPRSSVKGDQSLGGFFRRRFGGEVVDNLIEPLLSGVYAGDIDHMSLESTFPQFYAVEKKHRSLILGMKKTTPKQVPQKDGHGAKKEGVFHTFRNGLETVVEAIEQQLKPGSVMKGVRIDAIKAPGMAGEKTILEMNDGRKIEADAVILTTGHEMAGRLFAPHGLLQDLREIPTTSVATVALAFPEEHVVQDKEGTGFLVSRSSDYSITACTWTHRKWPTTTPEGKVLIRAFVGRVGDEAIVDLPDAEIEKIILSDLGKVIKITGKPDFTVITRWKKDRPQYRVGHKQRIAEARTELKSKFPQVKLAGASYNGVGLPDCIDQGRAAVKEVLEDLFD, encoded by the coding sequence ATGAACGAACAAAATAAGAAAGTCGTTATCGTCGGTGGTGGGATTACGGGCCTCTCCGCTGCATTTTATATGCAGAAAGAGGCGCATGAAAAAGGCCTTCCTCTAGATGTCATCCTTGTCGAAGCGTCAAATCGGCTTGGTGGCAAAATCCAGACAGTCCGGCGTAACGGTTTTATCATTGAGCGTGGTCCGGATTCATTCCTCATTCGGAAAAAAAGCATGGGAATTCTTGCAGAAGATCTGGGGATCGAAGGAGAACTTGTGAAAAATGCAACGGGGCAGGCATATGTGCTTGTTGGCGGCGAACTGCATCCGATTCCAGGTGGTTCTGTCATGGGTATCCCAACGGAAATCGGTCCATTCTTGAAAACAGGACTGTTTTCAATGGCTGGAAAACTGCGAGCGGCTGGTGATTTTGTGCTCCCGCGTTCAAGTGTAAAAGGAGATCAGTCACTCGGTGGATTTTTCCGTAGACGTTTTGGCGGTGAAGTCGTCGATAACCTGATTGAACCGCTCCTATCAGGAGTTTACGCAGGCGATATCGATCATATGAGTTTGGAATCGACATTCCCGCAATTCTACGCAGTGGAGAAGAAACATCGTAGCCTCATTCTTGGGATGAAAAAAACAACACCTAAACAAGTACCACAGAAAGATGGACATGGCGCTAAGAAAGAAGGCGTCTTTCACACCTTCCGAAACGGGCTTGAAACAGTTGTCGAAGCAATTGAGCAACAACTTAAACCAGGATCTGTCATGAAAGGTGTCAGAATCGACGCGATTAAAGCACCTGGAATGGCAGGGGAAAAGACTATTCTCGAAATGAATGATGGCCGTAAAATAGAAGCCGATGCAGTTATTCTCACAACGGGGCATGAGATGGCGGGGCGATTATTCGCTCCGCACGGATTGTTACAGGACTTGAGAGAAATACCGACTACATCTGTTGCGACGGTAGCACTAGCATTTCCGGAAGAACACGTCGTGCAGGACAAAGAAGGAACCGGTTTCCTTGTCTCAAGAAGCAGCGATTATTCGATTACGGCGTGTACATGGACGCATCGGAAATGGCCAACGACAACGCCGGAAGGAAAAGTACTTATCCGTGCATTTGTAGGACGGGTAGGCGATGAAGCAATTGTAGACTTGCCGGATGCTGAAATTGAAAAAATTATTCTTTCCGACCTCGGTAAAGTTATAAAGATAACCGGGAAACCAGATTTCACGGTTATCACCCGCTGGAAAAAAGATCGACCGCAATACCGTGTCGGTCACAAACAGCGGATTGCAGAAGCGCGCACGGAACTGAAGTCGAAGTTTCCACAAGTGAAATTAGCCGGTGCATCTTATAATGGTGTCGGATTACCGGACTGCATTGATCAGGGAAGAGCGGCAGTAAAAGAAGTATTAGAAGATTTATTTGACTGA
- a CDS encoding antibiotic biosynthesis monooxygenase, whose translation MNIYMTSGTPDFMESLKNKYVSEGLLAMHGDGNSLLLHETAGKTVFQTPRRYEIISSSGTLQENGYFVFNNIPVTDEGRPVFEHDFKERASTIESELGFIAFRLLRPLDSDTYIVLTEWSSNTYYTRWKNSTSFGQTHAGVDNTPHIFSSAPYVTTYMTRGE comes from the coding sequence ATGAATATTTATATGACATCTGGAACACCGGATTTTATGGAGAGTCTAAAGAATAAGTATGTATCAGAAGGTCTGCTTGCTATGCATGGCGATGGAAATTCTCTTTTATTACATGAAACAGCAGGGAAAACTGTTTTCCAAACACCACGTCGTTACGAAATTATCAGTTCATCGGGAACACTGCAAGAAAACGGTTATTTCGTCTTCAACAATATTCCTGTCACGGATGAAGGACGTCCAGTTTTCGAGCATGATTTTAAAGAACGAGCAAGTACAATTGAATCCGAACTCGGATTTATCGCATTTCGTTTGCTCCGCCCACTCGATTCTGATACCTATATCGTACTGACGGAATGGTCTAGCAACACCTATTATACAAGATGGAAAAACTCAACTTCTTTTGGACAGACTCACGCAGGCGTTGACAATACACCACATATTTTCTCGAGTGCTCCTTATGTAACGACTTATATGACGAGAGGCGAGTAA
- a CDS encoding lipoate--protein ligase → MYFIDNKGITDPHINLAIEEYVLKNMDIDKDSFLLFYINEPSIIVGKNQNTIEEIDTEYVEANGIHVVRRLSGGGAVYHDLGNLNYSFLTKDDGESFRNFKKVTEPVVQALAEMGVKAELLGRNDILVEGRKVSGNAQFSTNGRMFSHGTLMFDTEIERVVSALKVRKDKIESKGIKSIRSRVANISEFLNDSMTIEQFRMEILKSIFGGEEKIQYLELTDEDWTNIRELSAERYGNWDWNYGKSPKFNMQHSHRFPVGGIDVHIQVKKGIMEDISIFGDFFGVGEVAVIEESLKGVQYERQAIGEALAPIDIPTYLGGITKEEFLQLIY, encoded by the coding sequence ATGTATTTCATTGATAATAAGGGAATTACAGATCCGCATATCAACTTGGCGATAGAGGAATATGTCCTTAAGAATATGGATATAGACAAAGATTCATTTTTGTTGTTTTATATTAACGAGCCTTCCATCATCGTTGGTAAAAATCAGAATACGATTGAAGAAATTGATACAGAATACGTGGAAGCAAACGGCATTCATGTTGTTCGCCGTCTATCTGGTGGGGGCGCTGTCTACCATGATTTGGGCAACTTGAATTACAGTTTCTTAACAAAAGACGATGGCGAATCGTTCCGCAACTTTAAAAAGGTTACGGAACCGGTCGTTCAGGCACTCGCAGAAATGGGTGTCAAAGCAGAGTTACTCGGTCGTAATGACATTCTTGTTGAGGGACGTAAAGTTTCAGGTAACGCACAGTTCTCAACAAATGGGCGTATGTTCAGCCATGGAACGCTGATGTTTGATACAGAAATCGAGCGCGTTGTATCAGCGCTAAAAGTACGCAAAGATAAAATTGAATCCAAAGGTATTAAATCAATCCGCAGTCGTGTCGCGAATATTTCCGAATTCCTGAATGATTCAATGACAATTGAACAGTTCCGAATGGAAATACTGAAATCGATTTTCGGCGGGGAAGAAAAAATCCAATATCTAGAGTTGACGGATGAAGATTGGACAAACATTCGCGAGTTATCTGCGGAGCGCTATGGCAACTGGGATTGGAACTACGGAAAATCACCGAAGTTCAATATGCAGCACTCACACAGATTCCCAGTAGGTGGGATTGATGTGCATATCCAAGTGAAAAAAGGAATTATGGAAGATATCAGCATTTTTGGAGACTTTTTCGGTGTCGGTGAAGTGGCAGTCATCGAGGAAAGCTTGAAAGGTGTCCAGTATGAAAGACAGGCAATTGGCGAAGCACTTGCACCAATTGATATTCCGACATATCTAGGTGGCATTACGAAAGAAGAGTTCCTTCAATTGATTTATTAA
- a CDS encoding M20 family metallopeptidase: MKEQLFEKLDSHYEDMVVIRRHLHMNPELSFKEEKTAQYIYDFYAELGVDVRKGVGGNGVVARVLGGRPGKTVALRADFDALPIQDEKDVPYKSTVPGVMHACGHDGHTATLLQLAKAIHELHEDLAGEYVFIHQHAEEFAPGGAISMIEDGCLDGVDVIFGTHLWSLTPSGTIEYLAGPAMAAADRFDITIQGAGGHGAAPHQTKDAIIIGSQLVMNLQQLVSRRVNPIDSAVLSIGSFVAQNAFNVIADSAKLGGTVRTFNPEIRHLMEREMKRVIDGTALANDCVIEFEYVRGYPAVVNHAAETEFLKTVAEGIPNVESVVESTPQMGGEDFAYYLEKVPGTFFITGAKPENPYPHHHPKFDFDESAMLLAAKTLGAAAIDFQNS, from the coding sequence TTGAAAGAGCAACTGTTTGAGAAACTCGATAGCCATTATGAGGATATGGTCGTTATTCGCCGCCATCTTCACATGAATCCAGAATTATCTTTTAAGGAAGAAAAAACTGCGCAATACATATATGATTTTTATGCCGAACTTGGGGTTGATGTACGCAAAGGGGTTGGAGGCAACGGTGTAGTCGCACGGGTTTTAGGTGGAAGACCGGGCAAGACGGTTGCACTGCGTGCCGATTTTGATGCACTACCAATTCAAGATGAAAAAGATGTACCCTATAAATCGACTGTTCCGGGCGTCATGCATGCCTGTGGTCACGATGGACACACTGCTACTTTGCTTCAACTTGCAAAAGCCATCCATGAATTGCATGAAGACCTCGCCGGCGAATATGTCTTTATCCACCAACACGCAGAAGAATTTGCTCCAGGTGGTGCAATTTCGATGATTGAAGATGGTTGTCTTGATGGGGTCGATGTCATTTTCGGGACACATCTATGGTCTCTGACACCTTCAGGAACAATCGAATATTTAGCCGGGCCTGCTATGGCAGCAGCTGACCGTTTTGATATTACAATTCAAGGTGCTGGTGGTCATGGTGCAGCTCCACATCAAACGAAAGACGCCATTATCATCGGTTCACAGCTTGTCATGAATTTACAGCAACTCGTTTCACGTCGTGTCAATCCAATTGACTCTGCAGTGTTATCCATCGGTTCATTCGTTGCTCAAAACGCATTTAACGTCATTGCCGATTCAGCAAAACTGGGCGGTACGGTACGAACTTTCAACCCGGAAATTCGTCACTTAATGGAACGTGAGATGAAACGTGTCATTGACGGAACCGCGCTTGCAAATGACTGTGTAATCGAATTCGAGTACGTACGCGGCTACCCTGCCGTCGTCAATCATGCAGCTGAGACGGAATTCCTAAAAACTGTGGCTGAAGGCATCCCTAATGTAGAATCTGTCGTCGAATCGACACCGCAAATGGGCGGCGAAGATTTTGCATACTACTTAGAAAAAGTTCCAGGTACATTTTTCATCACAGGTGCCAAACCGGAAAATCCCTATCCGCATCACCACCCTAAATTCGATTTTGATGAAAGCGCTATGCTTCTCGCAGCGAAAACACTCGGTGCAGCAGCTATCGATTTCCAAAATTCGTAA
- the hemE gene encoding uroporphyrinogen decarboxylase, with protein MTKFNDTLLRAARGEKIDHTPVWYMRQAGRSQPEYLKVKEKYSLEEITHQPELCAYVTKLPVDQYNVDAAILYKDIVTPLPGIGIDVKIKAGIGPVISNPIRTVQDVHNLGDLSPQDDIPFVLETIKILTQEQLNVPLIGFAGAPFTLASYMIEGGPSKSYNLTKSFMVSEPEAWFALMDKLADMTITYITAQVNAGAKAIQIFDSWVGALNVSDYQIFIKPVMTRIFTELRKLNVPLITFGVGASHLANEWHDLPVDVVGLDWRLSIKEAGVRGLTKPLQGNLDPSLLLADWSIIEERAKVIIEQGVEHGNHIFNLGHGVFPDVKPATLKKLTEFVHEYSAQLRK; from the coding sequence ATGACAAAATTCAATGATACGCTTCTGCGCGCTGCAAGAGGCGAAAAGATTGATCATACACCAGTTTGGTACATGAGGCAGGCAGGACGCTCGCAACCGGAGTATCTGAAAGTCAAGGAAAAATATTCTCTTGAAGAGATTACGCACCAGCCAGAACTTTGTGCTTATGTCACAAAACTACCAGTCGATCAGTACAACGTCGACGCTGCGATCCTTTACAAAGACATCGTTACACCTCTACCGGGGATCGGTATTGATGTGAAAATCAAAGCGGGCATTGGTCCAGTAATCTCAAATCCAATTCGTACAGTGCAAGACGTACATAATCTTGGCGATTTATCACCACAAGATGATATTCCTTTCGTTCTTGAAACGATTAAAATCCTGACGCAGGAACAATTGAATGTTCCACTTATCGGTTTTGCGGGAGCGCCTTTCACATTGGCAAGCTATATGATTGAAGGCGGTCCTTCGAAAAGCTATAACTTGACGAAGTCATTCATGGTATCTGAGCCGGAAGCGTGGTTTGCTCTAATGGACAAACTTGCAGATATGACGATTACGTATATTACTGCGCAAGTTAATGCAGGTGCAAAAGCTATCCAAATCTTTGATTCGTGGGTTGGGGCTTTGAATGTATCTGATTACCAAATCTTCATCAAACCAGTTATGACGCGTATTTTCACAGAACTGCGTAAATTGAACGTTCCACTAATCACGTTTGGGGTAGGCGCAAGCCACTTGGCGAACGAATGGCATGACTTGCCTGTAGACGTTGTTGGACTTGACTGGCGTCTGTCTATTAAGGAAGCAGGAGTACGTGGTCTAACTAAGCCATTGCAGGGGAATCTTGACCCGTCACTGCTACTTGCAGATTGGAGCATTATCGAAGAACGTGCGAAAGTGATCATCGAACAAGGCGTAGAGCATGGCAATCACATTTTTAACCTTGGTCATGGCGTGTTTCCAGATGTGAAACCAGCAACATTGAAGAAATTAACTGAATTTGTTCATGAATATAGTGCACAGCTGCGTAAATAA